A single window of Selenomonas sputigena DNA harbors:
- the gltA gene encoding NADPH-dependent glutamate synthase, whose product MALVLEKHKMPEQDPKVRAHNFEEVALGYDEETAIAEAERCLNCKVPQCRKGCPVSVRIPEFIQKIKAHDFAAAIDIIKGDNALPAVCGRVCPQENQCEKLCILGKRGEPVGIGRLERFAADWQLAQEEEVKPVEFAPDAQKVAIIGAGPAGLSCAGDLAKKGYRVTIFEALHVAGGVLSYGIPEFRLPKDGVVQKEVENLRKLGVTIELNSVVGKLYTIDELMEEEGFDAVFVGTGAGLPHFMNIPGENLNGVYSANEFLTRCNLMKAYRFPDFATPIHVGRGVAVVGGGNVAMDAARTALRLGAEKVYIVYRRSEEELPARREEVHHAKEEGIDFRLLNNPVEILGNEDGWVKAIRCIKMELGEPDDSGRRRPVPIEGSEFELPVDTVIMSIGTGPNPIVATTTPGMDTTKRGNIVADEETGATTKEGVFAGGDIVTGAATVILAMGAGKKAAAAIDEYLQKKKNA is encoded by the coding sequence ATGGCGTTGGTGCTGGAAAAACATAAGATGCCTGAGCAAGACCCGAAGGTTCGCGCCCACAACTTTGAAGAAGTGGCGTTGGGCTACGATGAGGAAACGGCGATCGCCGAGGCTGAGCGCTGTCTCAACTGCAAGGTGCCGCAGTGCCGCAAGGGCTGTCCTGTGTCCGTGCGCATCCCCGAGTTTATCCAGAAGATCAAGGCGCACGATTTTGCGGCGGCGATCGACATCATCAAGGGCGACAATGCGCTGCCCGCCGTCTGCGGCCGCGTCTGTCCGCAGGAGAACCAGTGCGAGAAGCTCTGCATCCTCGGCAAGCGCGGCGAGCCTGTCGGCATCGGCAGACTTGAGCGCTTCGCGGCGGATTGGCAGCTCGCGCAGGAAGAAGAGGTCAAGCCCGTCGAGTTCGCCCCGGACGCGCAGAAGGTCGCAATCATCGGCGCAGGTCCTGCGGGACTCTCGTGCGCCGGCGATCTCGCGAAAAAGGGCTACCGCGTGACGATCTTTGAGGCGCTGCATGTCGCGGGCGGCGTGCTCTCCTACGGCATTCCCGAGTTCCGCCTGCCGAAGGACGGCGTCGTGCAGAAGGAAGTCGAAAACCTCAGGAAGCTCGGCGTGACGATCGAGCTGAATTCCGTTGTCGGCAAGCTCTATACGATCGACGAACTCATGGAAGAAGAGGGATTCGACGCCGTCTTCGTCGGCACGGGCGCGGGCTTGCCGCATTTCATGAACATTCCCGGCGAAAACCTCAACGGCGTCTATTCCGCCAACGAGTTCCTGACGCGCTGCAACCTCATGAAGGCATACCGTTTCCCCGATTTTGCGACGCCGATTCACGTCGGCAGGGGCGTTGCCGTCGTCGGCGGCGGCAACGTCGCCATGGACGCGGCGCGCACGGCGCTGCGGCTCGGCGCGGAGAAAGTCTACATCGTCTACCGCCGCAGCGAGGAAGAACTGCCCGCAAGGCGCGAGGAAGTGCACCATGCGAAGGAAGAGGGCATCGACTTCCGCTTGCTGAACAATCCCGTCGAAATCTTGGGCAACGAAGACGGCTGGGTCAAGGCGATCCGCTGCATCAAGATGGAACTTGGCGAGCCGGACGATTCGGGACGCCGTCGTCCCGTGCCCATCGAAGGCTCGGAGTTCGAGCTTCCCGTCGATACGGTCATCATGTCCATCGGCACGGGGCCGAATCCCATCGTCGCGACGACGACGCCCGGCATGGATACGACGAAGCGCGGCAACATCGTCGCCGACGAGGAGACGGGAGCTACGACGAAGGAAGGCGTATTCGCGGGCGGCGACATCGTGACGGGCGCGGCGACCGTCATCCTGGCGATGGGCGCGGGCAAGAAGGCGGCCGCCGCCATCGACGAGTATCTGCAGAAGAAAAAGAACGCCTGA
- a CDS encoding sulfide/dihydroorotate dehydrogenase-like FAD/NAD-binding protein produces the protein MYRILKKQELSPGILEYDIEAPRVAKKALPGQFIVLRVNEEGERVPLTIADFDREKGIVTILFQVVGASTGLLASLKEGDSILDFVGPLGQPSELSNHMGTVVFVGGGIGVAPVYPIARGAHELGNKVISILGAKTKDILIFEDRMRAISDEVLITTDDGSYGIKGFVTNAIEELIKRGEKIDQVTAIGPGVMMKSVAEATRPYGIKTIVSLNPIMVDGTGMCGGCRVQVGEETKFACVDGPEFDGHLVDFHGLMARGRMYRTQEAKEKDHICNIGLGRN, from the coding sequence ATGTACAGAATCTTAAAGAAGCAAGAGTTGTCACCGGGCATCCTTGAGTACGATATCGAGGCACCCCGCGTGGCGAAGAAGGCTCTGCCGGGGCAGTTCATCGTCCTGCGCGTCAATGAGGAAGGCGAGCGTGTACCGCTGACGATCGCCGACTTCGACCGCGAAAAGGGAATCGTCACGATCCTCTTCCAGGTCGTCGGCGCATCGACTGGGCTCCTCGCCTCTCTCAAGGAGGGCGATTCTATTCTTGACTTCGTCGGCCCTCTGGGGCAGCCGTCGGAGCTTTCCAATCACATGGGAACCGTCGTTTTCGTCGGCGGCGGCATCGGCGTCGCGCCCGTCTATCCGATCGCACGCGGGGCGCATGAACTTGGCAACAAGGTCATCTCGATTCTCGGTGCGAAGACGAAGGACATCCTCATCTTTGAAGATCGCATGAGGGCAATCTCCGACGAGGTTCTGATCACGACGGACGACGGCTCCTACGGCATCAAGGGGTTCGTCACGAACGCCATCGAAGAACTTATAAAGCGCGGCGAGAAGATCGACCAGGTCACGGCGATAGGCCCGGGCGTCATGATGAAGAGCGTCGCCGAAGCCACGCGCCCCTACGGCATCAAGACCATCGTGAGCCTCAATCCCATCATGGTTGACGGTACGGGCATGTGCGGCGGCTGTCGCGTGCAGGTGGGCGAGGAGACGAAGTTCGCCTGCGTCGACGGCCCTGAGTTCGACGGTCATCTCGTCGATTTCCACGGATTGATGGCGCGCGGCAGGATGTACCGCACGCAGGAAGCGAAGGAGAAGGATCACATCTGCAACATCGGCTTGGGGAGGAATTGA
- a CDS encoding methylenetetrahydrofolate reductase: MSKVSLELVPRDEAALREELAQTKKYEGKIDLINVPDLLRLPVRSWEGAAIAGETFPAVPHIRAMDIDITKPLPMEDYLREHAIREVLVIEGDAPQNMTHTVYPTESIDVIRKFREEMPEIRVFAGIDQYRGSMRQEDYRIRRKLQAGAVGFFTQPFFDRRFLAMYADMLEGIEVYWGLSPVTSQRSESYWETKNQVVFPKDFEPTLAWSIAFARDVLAEARAKGEHVYLMPIRTGIDEYLGGIFAEG, from the coding sequence ATGAGCAAAGTGTCGCTTGAACTTGTGCCGCGCGATGAAGCGGCGCTGCGTGAAGAACTCGCGCAGACGAAAAAATATGAGGGAAAGATCGATCTCATCAACGTCCCCGACCTCCTGCGGCTTCCTGTGCGCAGTTGGGAGGGTGCGGCGATTGCGGGCGAGACTTTCCCCGCTGTGCCGCACATTCGCGCCATGGACATCGATATCACGAAGCCGCTGCCCATGGAGGACTACCTGCGCGAACATGCGATTCGAGAAGTCCTCGTCATCGAGGGAGATGCGCCGCAGAACATGACGCACACCGTCTATCCGACGGAGAGCATCGACGTCATACGGAAGTTCCGCGAGGAAATGCCCGAGATTCGAGTCTTTGCGGGCATCGACCAGTATCGCGGCAGCATGAGGCAGGAAGATTACCGCATCCGCCGCAAACTGCAGGCGGGCGCTGTCGGCTTCTTCACACAGCCGTTTTTCGATCGCCGCTTCCTCGCGATGTATGCGGACATGCTCGAAGGCATCGAGGTTTACTGGGGGCTCTCGCCCGTGACCTCGCAGCGCTCTGAGAGCTATTGGGAGACGAAGAATCAGGTCGTGTTCCCGAAGGACTTCGAACCGACGCTTGCATGGAGCATCGCGTTTGCGCGTGATGTTTTGGCAGAAGCGCGGGCAAAGGGTGAACATGTCTACCTCATGCCGATTCGCACGGGGATTGACGAGTATTTGGGCGGCATATTTGCCGAAGGATAA
- a CDS encoding HI0074 family nucleotidyltransferase substrate-binding subunit, translating to MKRYDEFSRHLHVLAQAPLQDLENEFIISGIIDKFFIQFELGWKVLKELLRYEGKATAASGSPREIIKAAYRCFDFLEEDVWLDMLRTRNDLTHIYDSARARALVTEILTRFIPAFETMDEAVREAYPLELSR from the coding sequence ATGAAAAGGTATGACGAGTTTTCCCGTCATCTGCATGTATTGGCGCAGGCTCCGCTGCAGGATTTGGAGAATGAGTTCATCATCAGCGGCATCATCGACAAGTTTTTCATTCAGTTTGAACTTGGCTGGAAGGTGCTGAAAGAGCTTCTGCGTTACGAGGGAAAGGCGACTGCCGCTTCGGGGTCGCCAAGGGAGATTATCAAGGCGGCATACCGCTGCTTTGATTTTCTTGAGGAAGACGTGTGGCTCGACATGCTGCGCACGCGCAACGATTTGACGCATATCTATGACAGTGCGCGTGCAAGGGCTTTGGTGACGGAGATTTTGACCCGCTTCATTCCGGCATTCGAGACGATGGATGAGGCTGTGCGAGAAGCGTATCCTTTAGAGTTGAGCAGGTGA
- a CDS encoding nucleotidyltransferase domain-containing protein — MKTMAEPQICWTVREEKIFAQLRDLAKRYDVGKLVLFGSRARRLQAEKSDVDIAVYDCADFRDFAFDVEEKVDTLLTFDIVNMNESPSAELVAEILRDGVILYEKV, encoded by the coding sequence ATGAAAACGATGGCTGAGCCGCAAATTTGTTGGACGGTGCGCGAGGAAAAAATCTTCGCCCAGCTTCGAGATCTGGCAAAGCGCTACGATGTAGGAAAACTGGTGCTTTTTGGCTCACGGGCGCGCAGGTTGCAAGCGGAGAAAAGTGACGTGGATATCGCCGTCTATGACTGTGCCGATTTTCGTGATTTCGCGTTCGATGTGGAGGAGAAAGTGGACACGCTGCTGACGTTTGACATCGTCAACATGAATGAATCGCCGTCGGCGGAACTTGTTGCAGAGATTTTGCGCGATGGGGTGATCTTGTATGAAAAGGTATGA